In a genomic window of Gopherus evgoodei ecotype Sinaloan lineage chromosome 14, rGopEvg1_v1.p, whole genome shotgun sequence:
- the FKBP1A gene encoding peptidyl-prolyl cis-trans isomerase FKBP1A isoform X5, with protein sequence MLEDGKKFDSSRDRNKPFKFVMGKQEVIRGWEEGVAQMSVGQRAKMIISPDYAYGPTGHPGIIPPNATLIFDVELIKLE encoded by the exons ATGCTGGAGGATGGGAAAAAGTTTGATTCCTCCCGCGACAGGAACAAGCCATTCAAGTTTGTGATGGGCAAGCAGGAGGTGATCCGCGGCTGGGAAGAAGGGGTTGCGCAG ATGAGTGTTGGGCAGAGAGCAAAGATGATCATCTCTCCAGATTATGCCTATGGTCCTACTGGCCACCCAGGCATCATCCCCCCAAATGCCACGCTAATTTTTGATGTAGAGCTTATTAAATTGGAATGA
- the FKBP1A gene encoding peptidyl-prolyl cis-trans isomerase FKBP1A isoform X1: MGVHVETIAPGDGRTFPKRGQTCVVHYTDVLCWLRGFSLGKAGGAASALLASGMLEDGKKFDSSRDRNKPFKFVMGKQEVIRGWEEGVAQMSVGQRAKMIISPDYAYGPTGHPGIIPPNATLIFDVELIKLE; the protein is encoded by the exons ATGGGTGTGCACGTGGAGACCATCGCCCCCGGAGACG GGCGGACCTTCCCCAAGCGCGGACAGACCTGCGTGGTGCACTACACGG ATGTACTCTGCTGGCTTCGAGGCTTTAGTCTTGGAAAGGCAGGCGGTGCTGCCTCAGCACTGCTGGCGAGCG GTATGCTGGAGGATGGGAAAAAGTTTGATTCCTCCCGCGACAGGAACAAGCCATTCAAGTTTGTGATGGGCAAGCAGGAGGTGATCCGCGGCTGGGAAGAAGGGGTTGCGCAG ATGAGTGTTGGGCAGAGAGCAAAGATGATCATCTCTCCAGATTATGCCTATGGTCCTACTGGCCACCCAGGCATCATCCCCCCAAATGCCACGCTAATTTTTGATGTAGAGCTTATTAAATTGGAATGA
- the FKBP1A gene encoding peptidyl-prolyl cis-trans isomerase FKBP1A isoform X4 gives MGVHVETIAPGDGRTFPKRGQTCVVHYTGMLEDGKKFDSSRDRNKPFKFVMGKQEVIRGWEEGVAQMSVGQRAKMIISPDYAYGPTGHPGIIPPNATLIFDVELIKLE, from the exons ATGGGTGTGCACGTGGAGACCATCGCCCCCGGAGACG GGCGGACCTTCCCCAAGCGCGGACAGACCTGCGTGGTGCACTACACGG GTATGCTGGAGGATGGGAAAAAGTTTGATTCCTCCCGCGACAGGAACAAGCCATTCAAGTTTGTGATGGGCAAGCAGGAGGTGATCCGCGGCTGGGAAGAAGGGGTTGCGCAG ATGAGTGTTGGGCAGAGAGCAAAGATGATCATCTCTCCAGATTATGCCTATGGTCCTACTGGCCACCCAGGCATCATCCCCCCAAATGCCACGCTAATTTTTGATGTAGAGCTTATTAAATTGGAATGA
- the FKBP1A gene encoding peptidyl-prolyl cis-trans isomerase FKBP1A isoform X2: MGVHVETIAPGDGRTFPKRGQTCVVHYTDVLCWLRGFSLGKAGGAASALLASGMLEDGKKFDSSRDRNKPFKFVMGKQEVIRGWEEGVAQVWHMEESRISASRKMHMTLYGAFPDIPLHSLYNHIP; encoded by the exons ATGGGTGTGCACGTGGAGACCATCGCCCCCGGAGACG GGCGGACCTTCCCCAAGCGCGGACAGACCTGCGTGGTGCACTACACGG ATGTACTCTGCTGGCTTCGAGGCTTTAGTCTTGGAAAGGCAGGCGGTGCTGCCTCAGCACTGCTGGCGAGCG GTATGCTGGAGGATGGGAAAAAGTTTGATTCCTCCCGCGACAGGAACAAGCCATTCAAGTTTGTGATGGGCAAGCAGGAGGTGATCCGCGGCTGGGAAGAAGGGGTTGCGCAG GTTTGGCACATGGAGGaatccagaatctcagcttcaaGAAAAATGCACATGACTTTGTATGGAGCTTTTCCTGATATTCCACTACACTCATTGTATAACCATATACCCTGA
- the FKBP1A gene encoding peptidyl-prolyl cis-trans isomerase FKBP1A isoform X3, protein MLIFEELGKREVWLVGSSALKQVRGSRRNTLIRVPPFQLLAADQGMLEDGKKFDSSRDRNKPFKFVMGKQEVIRGWEEGVAQMSVGQRAKMIISPDYAYGPTGHPGIIPPNATLIFDVELIKLE, encoded by the exons ATGCTTATTTTTGAAGaactggggaaaagagaagtgtgG CTTGTGGGTTCTTCAGCGCTGAAACAAGTCAGGGGATCCAGGAGAAACACCTTGATACGAGTGCCCCCATTCCAGCTTCTAGCAGCAGACCAAG GTATGCTGGAGGATGGGAAAAAGTTTGATTCCTCCCGCGACAGGAACAAGCCATTCAAGTTTGTGATGGGCAAGCAGGAGGTGATCCGCGGCTGGGAAGAAGGGGTTGCGCAG ATGAGTGTTGGGCAGAGAGCAAAGATGATCATCTCTCCAGATTATGCCTATGGTCCTACTGGCCACCCAGGCATCATCCCCCCAAATGCCACGCTAATTTTTGATGTAGAGCTTATTAAATTGGAATGA